tcaaaatatataaccaCATAATGAGATAAATTAGATCACATATACTAGTTACGACATTatattacaaatatattttaactttatttgaaaattttgaagttgaagttATTATTTGCTATATAacttatacaaataataaaattaattctttGAGTGTACTTTACTCAAATATCATGAGTATAATTTAAAAGTTGTTTTTATAACTATCACATAAATtaccttaaaatttgaaaaagaaaaatacactAACAGTGAAAGAAGTGAGAATaagattttagatattttttgaatttcaaatttctaattcaaattcaaattatattaaaaagaaattaatattatactttttaaaaattacttctaaaaatatttctattattaGACTTCATATTGTTGGATCCGTACCTTGCACGGACATTTCACAGCTAGTTGattaataaaagaatattaatatAGCTAGTCATTTCATTTATGAGATGATATTTAATTTagtatttcactatttttattatttggcctatattaatttgatatattccctttaaaaaatttaattagatgtacatttttactaaattaatattaataatgttttggattataaatttaattattattattttatgtagtcatttaatataaaaatattaataaaatttttttgatttactaaattgaactagtaaaatgaaatatttatttttaaaataagagtTAAGTAAAACAAAATGAAGCAAAACAATCTAAATTTTGAATCCTAAATCCATCTCTTGAGCACAAATATATTGTAATTAACAAACATAATGCAGCCCTGCGGCATTCCGAAATGTTCAGCTCAACTACTAATTAGTGGAGATTGATGCTTACCACACTGACAAATGACAATATTAGCAATCTTAAAAATATTTGTAGTGGGGCACAAAATCAATTCAAACccaacaaacaaaaaataaaaaatatgacagCTTTGACAttgtcaaaaataaagaaattccaAGACGTGTCTCATACTCTAGCCTGATAAAACAAAAAACAGAATATATTCCAACATGAAAAATATCTTATACTAATAGTAAGCAATGTATAAAGACAAAACGGTAAATAGTGGTGGACTCAGAATTTGGAGATTATGGGTGCATAAAAGGTTCAAATACACATATTGACATTCAAAATTTTAAGATTCTGCTTGAAAACTAAAGCACTTAGTTATCTTGTTGGCTTACTGAtagtttttttaaattaattttatattagattttatacattttttatatgatTATGCCTAATTTGCATCGAGTTTAATAGCCAAAGCATCAAAAGTTTGACTATAGATCCTCCCTGACCTTGAGATTGAAGTTTGAGAGATCAAGATCTTCATCTAATTTGATATAAATAATTATCTCTAGAGCTCTCTTATTTTGCATGTCTACCTCCTCGtatatcttttctttttaattggcttaagattaaaaacaaaaataagttaaaaagtaGAGTAGAAACAAACATCACTCATCAGAAGATTGTGTTTCGATTGCGATCATTTTAATGTTAATAAGGCGaaagttttgtaattttttcattagAAGATACAATTATGTTACTTAAATGACAAAAAATCATACTTGTATGTATGActatttatgaaatttaatttatgCCTCTATAGAGCTTGAGACTTCGGAAACTTATTAGTGATTTGAACAGagtttctttttcacaaaaaaaaaaaaaaaaagaagatttgaaCAGAGTTTGTGGCGTATTCATATGTGTTTGTAGAAAGTAATTTTAATTAGTTGGTCAAATTTATAGTCCAAATTTGTATATCTTACTCCATAAATTCAATGATAGTTGATGGATTGACATTCCAATATATTTCCTTTCAATTATCCACATTAATATAGGCATCCCGATGCGCTACATGCAAGGTTTGGGGAAGGGACCCAAGCACATTAATATGGGTTCTAAAATTATTGTGTTACCTATTAGAtttgaaaaagatatttttttagacttaagggtgtgtttggtatgaagaaaaatatttcccATGAAAAATGTTCTCCTAAAAAGTGTTTTCATGGAAATAAGTTggttttttacttaattttttcatgtttggttggcgcgtaaaaatattttttcaaaaaatattttctagtgtttgtttggtgaatgaaaaatatttttcaaaatacatcTCTTAGAATTTGGCTAGCGagtaaaaaattacattttaggaaaataatttttgaccgAAAATCAACCCCGACGATCGATCCAAGACTAAACTCCTACACCCAAATCAGGATCCTATTCAGGCACTCGATCTGAGACCCAACCCAGACTCCAAATTCAATAATCGAACTTGACAATCGAATCGGGCCCCGACCCCGACAACCGTAAGAATTGACCCCGAGAATCCACCTAGAGACTCGATACTGGGACCCAACTCGAAAACTGACCCTGATACCCAACCCGGGACTTGACCCCAACACTCGACCTGAAACCTAACCCCGACTTCCAACTCGAGACTCGACCCCAACACCTAACTCGAGACTCGATCTCGACTCTCGACACGAAATCCAACCCCAACTCTCAACTCGAGACCCGACCTCGACTCCCGATATGAGACCGAACCATAACTCCCAACCCGAGACCCGACCTCAAAATCTAACCCTAGATTCGGCCCCGACTATCGAATCAAGACCCGACCTCGACTCCCGACCCTAACTCCCAACCTTGATACCTGACCCAAGACCTAAGCCTGACTTCTGAATTGAGACCTAGTTAATTTCGACTTTAGACTCGAGATTCGACCTAAACTTTCAACTCGAGACCCGACTCCTCCGACACGAGACCTGACCTTAACTTCCGACTCGAGATCCGACCCACGACACTCGACTTGAGACCTGACCTCGAATCTCAACTTAAGATCAAGCCTTGACTCCCGACTTAAGGCCCGACCCTGACTTTCTACCCGGAAATAGACCCTTGCACCAACCTAAGACCCGACCTCAACTCTCGACCCGAGATTGGACCCCTACTCTTGACTCGAGGCCTGACCCTGACTTTTGACCTCGGACCCAACTCTAGCACTTAACCTGAGACTCGACCCTAACTCTCGAATCGAGACCTGACCTCGATTCCCTACCCGAGATCCGACCCTAACTCCCGAATGGAAATCTGAACCCGACTCTCGATTTGAGACCCAATCGACCATGATACTCGACCCCGACTCTCGACCCGAGACTCGACCTAGACTCTTGATCTAAGACCCTACTCTAACTCCGAACTCGACAACCGACCTCGACATCTTACCCAAGACTCAACCCCAACTTCTGGCCCCGGCACCCAACCCTGGGATGCATACGACCTTGACACCTGACCCTGACTCCTGATCTGAGATCCAACCCTGACTCCTGATTCGAGACCCAACCCTGACTCCTGACTCGACCTTGGCACCTGAATCGAGACCAGCCTCTACACCCAATTTTGAAATTCGACCTCTACATCTGACCTACGACCCTGTCGCGACTCTCGTCCCGATCGAGACCCAATCTCGATACCTGATACCCAATTCTGAAATCTGACCTATGACTTTGTCGCAACTCTCATCCCGAGACCCGACCCTAACTCCTAACCATGATTCTCGAGTTGAGAATCGGGAGTCAAGGTCGGGAGTTGGATCCCATGTTATTGTTGAAAATTGGTACTCGAGACTTGGGTTAGGGTTGGAATGTTGAGGTGTGAGGttggaaaaaaaatttagaaaatgtttttcctattttttgaagggaagtcattttcgttaaatttgaggaaaataagttgatatgaaaaacttttccaaaacatttcatccaaccaaacatgaggaaattaaaaaataatttccttcataccaaacacactctaaAAGTCCACTAATGCCAAAAAAGTCTAATAATTTAATCCATAGTAGTATTGTTTCAAATTGTTAGAGATGTACTAGAATCTAGTCTATCAATTCGTTTGATTATTTAATAGCTGAAATGCTAACTTAACAACCTAAATTGTTCCACAACAAGTTAATTGCTTCTACAAATAAattgatcaacaacaacaacatatcggTATTAATTCCACATGTGCGATTTGTAAAGGATAGAATCTATCCAAACTTCATCTCTACCTTTGTGGGGTAGAGAGACGGTTTCCGACAGATCCCCTACTTAAAAGGAGCGTAACGTTGATAAATTgatcaataaataataattttgcgTCAATATTTTTGCTAAAATATATCCCAGTCATATTGTACACAAAGAAACAGGAAGGCAACAtaatccatctactaaaaaaagatttaaatttgtaCAAGAACGTTACATATCTACAAGACTATACACCTGGATTATTTACTTCCaaatcatcaaaaaaaataaagatgtactCTATGAGCAGATGATTAATGTCAAaggggtaaaacatgaaaaaattaattaatcaaactTACTAGCTATCACTAGGAGAGGTAGATTTACCCTTATTGGACGTAGAAAATggcaatgaagaagaagaagattgcgcGAAGAACACCAAGTTGTTATTATTTCCAGGCTGCTGTGAACTATTATTCGCGGAAGAAGAAGTTGGTTTATTTAAAAAACTTGACGAGCATTTATTCGGATTTGAGCTTGATGGGAGACTGGACAAAACTGGAAATGGCTCAGAAACATTGAAATTATGGCCAGGCTTATTTTCGATTCCAGTATTTCCAATGATTGAGGTGAGAGCAGCAGCTAATGCTGAGTGGAAATTAGGGTCTGACGTTATTGCTTTCGTTGCAGCTGCAATTGTATCTGGTGGAAAAGAAGATTGTGTAGGGataatgttgttgtttttttgtaaATAAgactggaaaatattttcttgatttggtcTTGATGAGAAGTTAAGTGAACCAAaattttggttgttcttgttgCAGGTTTGGTTTTGATAATTTGTCCAAGAAATGGGAAGGGAATTGGATTCTAGCACTGAACTAAAATTGAGGTTTGTGGAGGAGTTATTGTAATTATATCTAGGGTGGAGATTGTTACTCATCCTGTTAAGATGAGATAAGGACGAGGATGAGGAGGAGGACGTAGAAGTCAAATCGAGAGTGATTGTAGGGTGCGAATTATTAAGTGTGGATGCTGAGATGGATGAATTAGGAAAGTAAAAAGGCGACTTATGTTTTGAGGTATCGGAGATATAGAAGTTGAGTCCGTTGATATTGGCAGAAGTAGTAGCGGTGGCGGTGTTGGTAGTGGTGGCAGTTATTTGTGGACTTGGGTCTGATGAACTCGACGAACCGGATAACAACATGTTAGCGGCAGCAGAGGTGGTGGAAGCCATTGCGGTGGCGGAAAGAGGGAGTGTGTGGTTGTGTGTTCCTTCATATGTGGTGATCAATATTGACATGTCCTCAGCACATCTTTGAACCTGCAAATCAGAGTAGCAATGAAATATTACTACCTCATGATACATGTACATACTAGAttggatgaaaaaaataatgataaattagcTTTTATATATACACTCTGACCAACGTAAGATAAAATTTAAACTATCAAATCACCTAAAAAATAATCGAGTAAACTTGAAAAATAAGGCTGACAACTTACAATACTCCCTTCCACTTTAGTTGATAGTACTATTTCCTTATTAATCCACTCCAAAGAGAAACGGCACATtcatatattttcttaatgagaAACTTTTAAATTTAAGATCATAACATTCATTTAATATAACTTTCTCAACAA
The Capsicum annuum cultivar UCD-10X-F1 chromosome 6, UCD10Xv1.1, whole genome shotgun sequence DNA segment above includes these coding regions:
- the LOC107874738 gene encoding WRKY transcription factor 72B isoform X1, yielding MENKNKAEYYSPDDEDQENIIHKFGKGRKEREDDKSKPSSPHHKDFMAIDNNIKGVAVNVMVKRERSPPELNSMASSSAHKEKDDQLALAKVEMREVMEENQRLRFHLDRIMKEYRNLQNQFHDIVQREVDQKSSSTVNTTQHESDHETNELVSLSLGRATSDMKKEELSKILKKDKGRDDEDVNKSLDLGLDCKFEECSPVKNRSPENSLDDHQANKDENGETSTTTWPPNKNLKTMRNDGDNGDDVSQQNPTKRARVSVRVRCDAPTMNDGCQWRKYGQKIAKGNPCPRAYYRCTVAPNCPVRKQVQRCAEDMSILITTYEGTHNHTLPLSATAMASTTSAAANMLLSGSSSSSDPSPQITATTTNTATATTSANINGLNFYISDTSKHKSPFYFPNSSISASTLNNSHPTITLDLTSTSSSSSSSLSHLNRMSNNLHPRYNYNNSSTNLNFSSVLESNSLPISWTNYQNQTCNKNNQNFGSLNFSSRPNQENIFQSYLQKNNNIIPTQSSFPPDTIAAATKAITSDPNFHSALAAALTSIIGNTGIENKPGHNFNVSEPFPVLSSLPSSSNPNKCSSSFLNKPTSSSANNSSQQPGNNNNLVFFAQSSSSSLPFSTSNKGKSTSPSDS
- the LOC107874738 gene encoding WRKY transcription factor 72B isoform X2, whose translation is MENKNKAEYYSPDDEDQENIIHKGVAVNVMVKRERSPPELNSMASSSAHKEKDDQLALAKVEMREVMEENQRLRFHLDRIMKEYRNLQNQFHDIVQREVDQKSSSTVNTTQHESDHETNELVSLSLGRATSDMKKEELSKILKKDKGRDDEDVNKSLDLGLDCKFEECSPVKNRSPENSLDDHQANKDENGETSTTTWPPNKNLKTMRNDGDNGDDVSQQNPTKRARVSVRVRCDAPTMNDGCQWRKYGQKIAKGNPCPRAYYRCTVAPNCPVRKQVQRCAEDMSILITTYEGTHNHTLPLSATAMASTTSAAANMLLSGSSSSSDPSPQITATTTNTATATTSANINGLNFYISDTSKHKSPFYFPNSSISASTLNNSHPTITLDLTSTSSSSSSSLSHLNRMSNNLHPRYNYNNSSTNLNFSSVLESNSLPISWTNYQNQTCNKNNQNFGSLNFSSRPNQENIFQSYLQKNNNIIPTQSSFPPDTIAAATKAITSDPNFHSALAAALTSIIGNTGIENKPGHNFNVSEPFPVLSSLPSSSNPNKCSSSFLNKPTSSSANNSSQQPGNNNNLVFFAQSSSSSLPFSTSNKGKSTSPSDS